Below is a window of Dasypus novemcinctus isolate mDasNov1 chromosome 31, mDasNov1.1.hap2, whole genome shotgun sequence DNA.
gaatataatagagttgaaaaggtctccattactcacatatgatatttgcttaacaaaaatgttaccttatgaatcagtgcaccagctaaatatttaggaaagcaataggaagtttcttaggggattttgaaagatacacaATCAtcctctcttcataaatacactcaaagtgtaagtaagtttggcatccacaactgagtcttcttagggtgtgagATCAGTAAGGTACGtgattcttagcagtcttttctccctctttctggcttgcattcctgtcctccagatggggaaatGGCAGGTGGTGGTGACTATTTATCAATACTAAAGACATGAgcttccttctccctgactgcagaaagggggcatatttgtgtggtcaataattccagtggagtcttcttgattatacaacgttcctgattataacagaaatattgtctttcttagctggactgtttttcactgttttctataCTTAATTATTGAAAGAtataactctagtttcttcaatAAGATGAGTGTTCATGCCTACCatgttttttctcaagattctttttcaaaaatttcttgacttttttatttttaaagaagctttagattatataaatgttacattaaaaatataggagattcccatatgctctagcCCTTCACCATCCCACACTttacattaacaacttgtttcattagagttgtacatttgttaacattgaagaacacatattgaagcattgctactaaccatggactatattttagattatagtttaccctcaatctcacacaattttataggctgtgacaaaatgtataatgccccTGTTTCCAGCATTGCACGGTCATGTAGGAGATTTCCCATTTCTCCAATATGTCTCCATAGTactcctattcttcccttccctcccctcagaacctctggtggccaatgcctttatttcaatgataaaattcttcaattacaataatatgtctacaatagaataataataattctacttattataatggacaatggactaaagtcaaaattcttaaaagcttttatgtgggaagagatttctgcttgaaaataagcctttcatgtaaactattttgtacaagAACTGATAACAAAATAAtagtcttgcagggtagcaattgggaactgatacatcaaattgttgggagtgataagaccactgacactatttccatgtgataaatgtacataattgctcttgtatagcttggaaaaatgattcacaatataaTGTTTATAGTAACATTGAAAGAATgcacctaggaaaggtattgacaaactcgtttatgtgataaatgattttactgagaatcctaattcaagtaatgtggaataaggtggagctcttacttgcactggagagaattccagaaaaaaatgacaaagtgaggatttttaattttcagattatggtgcaatcaaaaaacacagacattttataaaactgcatgaatgataTATCTTTCCCTGAAAATTGCAGCCCTGATgagtgtatgactcacatcagagactgaacgtgtgtgttaataaattataactgaaaatgaattcacagctttaccaaagaatatgaagtgaatacaaatatgtaagcaatttttaacattttcaaaaatgaccattagctcagagaaatcactaattccaaaatgccactctggcttgccatttgtagtgatggcaaggaaatcagttgataaatgaagcattcaccttagtctacctCAGAAGAAAACTGCAAGCctacataaaagtctgaaattatgtcctaatatctgggtttaatagtaaaataagatatagtatgaaatgcagaaaaacacatatttggtTTTGATCACCCATAAATGgggactattattgtagggagtgctgaaagaaatttccagataatatccttcaatatggaaatattttttaaagggcaaacttatgtcactggaagaatgataaaattattgaaatcatcATTGTTTGAAGAAGCATAgattgtgttgttgattacaaactcccttgaattatgattttgaaggcacaggagaaaggcacatattggagatggaatgtggattactataaagcagtcagatgacatctccagtgtaggatgtgacctctttcaggaaccAATGAACAAACCTTGGTAGCTGGTAGGGAGCatttgctaggagagcttatttttcactaacaccataaaacacaagcagtttctttcatctgggagtgactgcaatacactttcatccctccagcacctgctataattttatatatacagaataaactggataaaatattttactgctgaaaatccaggcagcagtttctaACTTCAATCCTGattccaggaatacaatgagagaacacatgatgtaaaataatacaaaagaaataggaatccatgatatacaaaaatgaaacaaatataagtttttattgggTGAATGCcagattatctctctatacacttataaagtacctagattaagatctcctctaatccatattttatttctccaccttgtgtaccctgggatggtgatgtccactccacctctaaattgagagttggcttagatcccacatggctgatggatggaattctcctgcttgcacttgtagactctctcagttccctggtatgttTGTTGACCATcctccctccctgttagctgacagggaaatccaatgaattggagagcaggtgttgcaactctgctgaggctcattcaagtctcctggccataaaaaaaccccagcacaaacaacaggttgagtaaaagtgacagaagaggaatgtgtagaaagagcacatctgagtccaactccatcacacttcagagcacaaattccaaagtaaggcctactggcaaagcacagaactccagagccatctgccatgactgtaggaatgaggtatctctgtagtcctcaggagaaccactgcctgggatagtatctacttaggctgtctctgagatcctgctgaaaggtgCATATGCCTAActcatctgatgacctcctgactcattttgaaatctcttaactgtatgaactcctttgtctttcccatttcacctttttattcaaggtatttttctgaTTGTGTCaccagctggttcttggtagtaattcctcagcaccagagatTCTCAACCCAGGGGACATGTCTCATGCTTGAGGGAaggtaatgttgagttgacttagggagtggccacatttgagcaacatggaggctctcaggaggttattcttaggcaccctgcatctctagacctagttgaaatttcaagctcaaagctcctaagcatagtcatcagtatcatgtgcaatcattgaaccatccttcttcactggtctttgttctttcACTTGGGGGATAGTGGCTCCTCAATTGGGGaatgcaacatagtttcccagaacaggaactcagcactccctcagttgtcatgtgaatctctacctactatgaaaatacccaattaatatccaagtatatttatataccctgtatgaatgtcttggagaactgcctcccacccatacatcccccattaatgacatcccacaccagtgctccagCCCTGCAATTGtgtaaccactctgtgatccaaaacttcttcaaaattatatgttaatatatttccaaactcaattaataggaaagtgaaatagtagcgataggtttaaagattaaaaatagaatattttattctatatttaagaaaaactaaaataaagtaaaaaatagattggggtattaaaaatgcaaaatatcataaaatatagttgacattttgccttcctttcatcactgtaataggtgttgccctgtatgtacagtagtaaAGCTATCTCCTCCATTCatttctcagggtcttcatcctttgttttaaaaaaattttattatgtcttcaaaaaagttttagatcacaataaagtcacatataaaatataggggaatctgatatgccaacatcaaacgcttttctcccttccccagcaattatctttttaatgtgcatatatttgctatagttgttgtacagatattgaaacatagataaaaACCATGTttccactatggtttacattatggtttatattttagattgtacaattttataaaaatttggttgtgttatggtttacatttaattttttggtgaaatttaacaaggcctatatccatcactgcatgatcttgtggaacacttccattgccccaagttgccctctcttccttctattctattcttctctcccccactCCTTGGGGCCCAAAGTGACaactaagcttcactgcttgaaggacaagactcacagatacttgcaacaatgctgaggatttgacacactagtctgtctggagacagtggccatgggagttgctgagtgatggaagaaggaagatgtgtgatatggaggcattttcagggcttgaagttgtcctgaatgatatagcaggCACAGAtcaaggacattacatatcatgccataagccactgaatggactgtgggagagtgtaaactacaatgcaaatgataatccacacaatcagaggttgttgatgtgagaggaggagggtggggtggggagtggtatatatgggaaccttgtatttttaatgttacattttgtgtgatctatgtatcttttaaaaaagacaacaaaatatttcattttcaaaaagaatcttctagtgttttatctctgttaatcatgagcacttttgtaaacttgagacaaagtatccttttatagacagaatgtttcccagctttttaaaggcctgctttatgtccttgtttctaagactgtaaaTAAAAGGGTTCAACATGGGTGTGACCACTGtatacatcactgaggctattgcatttgcccttgagttttgggtagcagcagagctaagatacactccaagacctgtaccataaaacaaggtcactactgagaagtgagacccacaagtagaaaatgctttatatttaccatgagctgttgagattctcaaaattgaggatataattttatagtaagagaaaaagatcccagtgagtggtataatccccagaagtccacctgcaaaatacatcacaaggtcattgaggaaggtgtcagaacaagcatgtctgactacctgattaagttcacagaaaaagtggggcatttccatctctgtacaaaaagacaatctcaaaaccattaagtcatgcaaaagagagtccaaaacactcaataaccaggatgctAACAGCAGGAGGACACAGatccaggggttcatgatgactgtgtagtgcagggggtgacagatggccacaaagtggtcataggccattgcagtcaagaaggagttatctagttgtacaaaaagcatgaaaaaatacatctgggtgagacagttttcaaaagtaatgattttgttgcctgtctggatgttcagcagcatctttggtaccgtggtggaggtgaaacagatatcagtaaaagacaggttggagaggaagaagtacatgggtgcatggagatgggagtccaagatgatggccaggatgatgagcaggttgccaatgaaggtgaccaggtacatggacaggaacatctCAAAGAGGAGGGACTGGATCTCTGTatcttctgagagccccaggaggatgaattctaaaacatatgtttggttttctgtttccatgtggatgatgaatttcctgaggagatattcaaAGCAGTGCAATTTAGGTTAAAgcagtaatcagaaaaatatcataaatggtactgtttgtattgtaattacattaagttaatatttttatggattttatagtgatctagtacccttttctgaaaatgtcagggaaaacatattttcctgcttcttcttaatagttgtgatggctagaaaccctgggccataatagaatacactttgccaaggcaataatttccatgataaattctctcagactttattttaagcaacaaacacTATGACGAGTTTTTTTGTACCctgtaacaaaatagaaaagaagaacaatattATAGGAATCATATTATTTGGTTGTAAGAGTtactataaaaacacaataatttaaaatattctgttggtgaaatggacaaatgaccccacataaatgggttccactgatgtttcacagaggacaagggtaattcaatgtagaaagtatgatcttttcaagaagtggtggtggaacaaaagtgaagcaggctagtaaggtagggaatagatggatctggaacctgacagagagtccacatggacatcaaaaacccccaagatggctgctggaggaatctctcccctgggattctgctacccagaacaaagactccttcctgaaaatatgaaaaagcccGGATGTACCctgggaactttatcattgggtcatcACTAAGGAATTTATGGGCACGGTAATCAATCCAAAAAGCAAACAACTGAAACCTCcttccctgtcattagcaaaggagtggaataattagtttaaaagcaaaccatgaggcttgagcttgctcttgcctagctttttgcctatgGACCCATCTTGCCCTCTGCGTGttgctttcatcatttttcctctgccatgtgaccatgcaagttactctggggacttataatctataatggagaattgtagtttctaaatcagccctcttcatcactTTTTATCCCCTTCCTCACCACCTGGGAccatgctctgttattttctcccatttctcttcccttcctacctgaataaattactgacctaactcacctggcattcTCCTGAAATTCAcatctgcagcatagccaagaacttagttaaaatctggtaacaataggatgcactcatgccaaacaaaaaaggaacttaggtgctgattgaattcatttcacaaaaattaaatcaaaattaatcataccactttaaagtaaaatacattgtaaaagtgctagactaaaatgtgaagaaaatctaagggcccataggttggaaatgagtttttagatatagtaatggaagcatgatccatgagagattaaaatttataagtcggTTTTTATTCAAaagtaaaatatctactctgtgaaagacattgataaggggttgtaagaaaacatacagatttggaaaaatacttacaaaacacatctgataaatgatttgtatacaaatgtagaaattaatattaacaccacaaaataagaaagcatatgctgaattaaaaaatctgcaaaagatataagCAAAATCCTAAcataggaagaaattcaaaacacaaatacaaaatacaaaatatatttaaaaaaattcaacttcactggcacctaagtattattaccaaatgccagctagcaatgtatctgaaaaagaccttgaccaaaaaggggaaatattcagtgcagatgagattttatggttaagagatttgaaAGTGGGTTtggaggtcattacagaggttatgcttatgctcatctcagcagaatctcactatctgttacagtaaacagtgcctcaaacagtagggatcccGATGGTTCTAGAGATAAGTAATGcaggaatctcaggaatttggcaccctgtcagtagaccttactttggaatttatgctccccagtgtaaaagagttagcctcatttgtagattcccaacatattgctcttctctacatgttatttacataaagccatgtgttggcactatccttgttaaatacatgagccagagcattatgtttttggtctgttcatgtgccagttgaacccttactctaagcagagtttcaacacttacttgCCAGgtcattggacctatgtagaacaactaataaggagatggtaatggacaacacctatcctaaggagcaaagaatgtccgCACCTCTAGGCAagatagttccacccatatatcccaagggatctaagccctctctcaattagaaagagtgggcatcgccatcacaaaatcctgaagattggagaatgaacaatggactaaagtagacattattattatattatagacttattattctagcaatggaagaatgtttatcattaatataaaggccagggccaccagagattctgagaggagggagcaggcagaataggtgtaatatcagggaattttcaggacattgggattgttctgcatgacactgcaatgatggctacaggccattatatgttttatcaataCCTAAAATTGTGGAGGACAGgctattaactataatataaactataattcattgttaacagcattgtttctatatgcgttcatcaattgtagcaaatgtactatactaatgaaaggtgttgttactatgggaaagagtgggagggtgaaggtgTAGGacatatgggtcccctctatattttatgtaacatttatgtaatctaaacctactttaaaattttaaaaatttaaataaataaatgaataaataaactaattaaaatcttttaaaaattaaacatcatctgtcattagggaattggaagactatgaacacagTGATATATGAACACATgcttattagaagagataaaaatttaaaaactgagaataccaattgctgttgagtatatggagcaatacatctctcaatcactgctagtgagaacacaaaatggttcagcCAGAAGACAGTT
It encodes the following:
- the LOC131276999 gene encoding olfactory receptor 7A10-like — encoded protein: METENQTYVLEFILLGLSEDTEIQSLLFEMFLSMYLVTFIGNLLIILAIILDSHLHAPMYFFLSNLSFTDICFTSTTVPKMLLNIQTGNKIITFENCLTQMYFFMLFVQLDNSFLTAMAYDHFVAICHPLHYTVIMNPWICVLLLLASWLLSVLDSLLHDLMVLRLSFCTEMEMPHFFCELNQVVRHACSDTFLNDLVMYFAGGLLGIIPLTGIFFSYYKIISSILRISTAHGKYKAFSTCGSHFSVVTLFYGTGLGVYLSSAATQNSRANAIASVMYTVVTPMLNPFIYSLRNKDIKQAFKNFFKNKKVKKFLKKNLEKKHGRHEHSSY